Proteins from one Thermobifida alba genomic window:
- the casB gene encoding type I-E CRISPR-associated protein Cse2/CasB, translated as MNGNYVLQQADALVERVSKLVVEEPAARAALRRGVGLTPDDPRMLAAHRVVAPHVPVPRSDEDRRGPVSAWEAQAVERAFYAVAAIMAAQPRNARDQGAETAEEERDSAAAAETPPAEQGGGSADEKPRQRPNLGVSLAEAVFKRGLNADTTEQRLHLLARQNLDGVHRHLPRLVLHLRGDDVHVDWGLLTRDLARWGRTPRQVAKEWVQSYHRTLETLRREADRAKNDDTTEGTEAA; from the coding sequence GTGAACGGTAACTACGTACTCCAACAAGCCGACGCCCTGGTGGAGCGGGTGAGCAAACTCGTCGTCGAGGAACCGGCGGCACGGGCCGCACTGCGGCGCGGCGTGGGACTGACACCCGACGATCCGCGCATGCTGGCCGCACACCGTGTGGTCGCGCCCCACGTTCCCGTTCCCCGAAGCGACGAGGACCGCCGCGGTCCCGTGTCCGCGTGGGAAGCCCAGGCCGTGGAGCGCGCCTTCTACGCGGTGGCGGCGATCATGGCCGCCCAGCCCAGAAACGCCCGAGACCAGGGCGCGGAGACCGCCGAGGAGGAGCGGGACAGCGCGGCGGCCGCCGAGACGCCCCCCGCCGAGCAGGGCGGCGGCAGCGCGGACGAGAAACCGCGGCAGCGACCCAACCTGGGAGTCTCTCTCGCGGAAGCGGTCTTCAAGAGAGGCCTCAACGCCGACACCACCGAGCAGCGCCTGCACCTGCTGGCCCGCCAGAACCTCGACGGCGTCCACCGCCACCTGCCGCGCCTGGTGCTGCACCTGCGCGGCGACGACGTCCACGTCGACTGGGGCCTGCTCACCCGCGACCTGGCCCGCTGGGGCCGCACCCCCCGACAGGTCGCCAAGGAGTGGGTGCAGAGCTACCACCGCACCCTGGAGACCCTGCGCCGCGAAGCGGACCGAGCCAAGAACGACGACACCACCGAGGGGACCGAAGCAGCATGA
- the casA gene encoding type I-E CRISPR-associated protein Cse1/CasA: MGGAISSPPSFDLTAAPWLVARGRDVLAAPEMLGLRDVLVRSHELADVELPLPPASAVLWRLLALVTARITGLDQALGKNPKSRWQARRSRLLGEGRLDPAAVDAYFAEHAGRFDLFHPERPWLQDPRLREECPKSSGVNKLAWGRTAGQNQVWLGGHHHDLDPRPLDTAEAAWHLLATLGYGPSGMCSTRVVRGRSERNVTAGPLRGTVSYHPLGRTLFESLILNIPYPGTGEADLAPWERPDLNDPLGLPEEPTGLAGLLVNQFRHAVLLQPSPDGSQVVDAWVTWAWRERGAPPELDPYFIHQTSKEGRVYPRPAQAERAVWRDLDSLLRHGEDGNYRPRILDHCTRMAQVPQEVLDALRLRAFGFDQDGQTRDKQWFTATTPAVLRWLVDSETDDTENARTVRRIGLARKAAEALGRRLEKAFKEAWKESNSPGSSSSSGGGAKTETGVGPWVRHGMSRYWSQAEPVFWDVVYDRPARGYTPGTAGPGNAFNLVALAAYDEVTGPYCERPRVAEVVERHRSALFDHWTPRQEAA; encoded by the coding sequence GTGGGAGGAGCCATTTCCTCACCGCCGTCATTCGACCTGACCGCCGCGCCGTGGCTCGTCGCGCGCGGCCGCGACGTCCTGGCCGCGCCTGAGATGCTGGGGCTGCGCGACGTCCTCGTCCGCTCCCACGAACTCGCCGACGTGGAGCTCCCGCTTCCCCCCGCCTCGGCCGTGCTGTGGCGACTGCTCGCACTGGTCACCGCCCGGATCACCGGACTCGACCAGGCGCTGGGCAAGAACCCGAAGTCGAGGTGGCAGGCCCGCCGCAGCCGGCTCCTCGGCGAGGGCCGCCTCGACCCCGCAGCGGTCGACGCGTACTTCGCCGAGCATGCGGGCCGCTTCGACCTGTTCCACCCGGAACGCCCCTGGTTGCAGGACCCGCGCCTGCGTGAGGAGTGCCCGAAGAGCTCGGGCGTCAACAAACTGGCGTGGGGGCGCACCGCCGGACAGAACCAGGTGTGGCTCGGCGGCCACCACCACGACCTCGACCCCCGTCCGCTCGACACCGCCGAGGCGGCCTGGCACCTGCTGGCGACCCTGGGCTACGGGCCGTCGGGAATGTGCTCGACCCGTGTTGTCCGAGGAAGAAGCGAACGCAACGTCACCGCCGGTCCGCTGCGCGGCACCGTCTCCTACCACCCGCTGGGCCGCACCCTGTTCGAGAGCCTGATTCTCAACATCCCCTATCCCGGCACCGGCGAGGCCGACCTCGCCCCGTGGGAGCGGCCCGACCTCAACGACCCGCTCGGCCTCCCGGAGGAGCCCACCGGCCTGGCCGGGCTTCTGGTCAACCAGTTCCGCCACGCCGTCCTGCTGCAGCCCTCGCCCGACGGCTCGCAGGTGGTGGACGCCTGGGTGACCTGGGCATGGCGGGAACGCGGCGCCCCACCGGAACTCGACCCCTACTTCATCCACCAGACCAGCAAGGAGGGACGGGTCTACCCGCGCCCCGCCCAGGCCGAGCGCGCCGTGTGGCGCGACCTCGACTCCCTGCTGCGCCACGGCGAGGACGGCAACTACCGGCCCCGCATCCTGGACCACTGCACCCGCATGGCACAGGTTCCCCAGGAGGTGCTGGACGCGCTGCGGCTGCGCGCCTTCGGGTTCGACCAGGACGGCCAGACCCGCGACAAGCAGTGGTTCACCGCCACCACCCCCGCCGTGCTGCGCTGGCTGGTGGACAGCGAGACCGACGACACCGAGAACGCCCGCACCGTGCGCCGCATCGGCCTGGCCCGCAAGGCCGCCGAGGCGCTCGGTCGACGCTTGGAGAAGGCGTTCAAGGAGGCGTGGAAGGAGAGCAACAGCCCCGGCTCCAGTAGTTCTTCTGGCGGTGGCGCCAAGACCGAGACCGGTGTCGGGCCGTGGGTCCGGCACGGCATGAGCCGCTACTGGTCGCAGGCGGAGCCGGTCTTCTGGGACGTCGTCTACGACCGGCCCGCCCGCGGCTACACCCCGGGCACGGCGGGGCCCGGCAATGCCTTCAACCTGGTGGCGCTGGCCGCCTACGACGAGGTGACCGGCCCCTACTGCGAACGTCCGCGCGTGGCCGAGGTCGTGGAGCGGCACCGCAGCGCCCTGTTCGACCACTGGACACCGCGACAGGAGGCCGCGTGA
- a CDS encoding ATP-binding protein: MTVASTSFPASRPVWPPPAGSSPRRSACLCPQATAPDEVVDRAVLITSELATNTLRHTHSGDPGETFTVRVCTNTRGVHLADQLSTTRPARFWHCGQKGQRF, encoded by the coding sequence GTGACCGTCGCGTCCACGTCCTTTCCGGCGTCCCGGCCCGTGTGGCCGCCGCCCGCCGGTTCGTCGCCGCGGCGATCCGCCTGCCTGTGCCCGCAGGCCACCGCCCCGGACGAGGTGGTGGACCGGGCCGTCCTGATCACCTCGGAACTGGCCACCAACACCCTGCGCCACACCCACTCCGGCGACCCCGGTGAGACGTTCACCGTCCGGGTGTGCACCAACACCCGCGGCGTGCACCTCGCCGACCAACTCTCCACCACAAGGCCCGCACGTTTTTGGCACTGCGGTCAGAAAGGCCAGCGATTCTGA